One stretch of Chitinophagaceae bacterium DNA includes these proteins:
- a CDS encoding alpha/beta hydrolase has translation MTHYFIVPGLGNSGPEHWQTFFETTGENYRRINQQEWDTPACNDWIETIDKAIAGYDPASVVLIGHSLGCSTIAHWAKKYKRKIKGALLVAPSDLEAPQYTFPATGFAPIPVEKIHFKTIVVASADDPWVSLERAEYFASYWGSEFINIGNAGHINTASGHKEWKEGLAILKTLGG, from the coding sequence ATGACCCATTATTTCATCGTACCCGGTCTCGGCAATTCAGGGCCTGAACACTGGCAGACATTTTTTGAGACCACCGGCGAAAACTACCGGCGCATCAACCAGCAGGAATGGGATACACCTGCCTGCAATGACTGGATCGAAACCATCGACAAAGCTATTGCAGGATATGATCCTGCATCCGTTGTTCTGATCGGTCACAGCCTGGGCTGCTCCACCATTGCACATTGGGCAAAAAAGTACAAACGGAAGATAAAAGGCGCCTTGCTGGTTGCCCCCAGCGACCTGGAAGCGCCTCAATATACTTTTCCCGCAACAGGCTTTGCCCCTATCCCGGTGGAGAAGATCCATTTCAAGACCATCGTGGTTGCCAGTGCAGATGATCCCTGGGTCTCATTGGAACGGGCTGAATATTTTGCGTCTTACTGGGGCAGCGAATTCATCAATATCGGCAATGCCGGGCACATCAATACCGCCTCCGGGCATAAAGAATGGAAGGAAGGCCTGGCGATACTAAAAACACTTGGCGGATAA